A region from the Actinoplanes sp. OR16 genome encodes:
- a CDS encoding PrsW family glutamic-type intramembrane protease, which translates to MSAPPVEQSVVVGKRAWFTVLVAGLFVWLLAAGVTAITDDAILTPTLFLVGSFLIPVTVVTFALGRLDDSRLGFSVVLKGFLIAGTVGVLVSAVTEIYLLPTGSGPVGNAAGFFGVGLIEELSKGAVLVAVAWGLRERTVHGGMVLGAVVGAGFAAFESAGYAFWTYVQHTDDHPELNILQVELSRAMLAPFGHLTWTALLGGALFAAAAPRNGGFRLTARVWWTLLGVVTLHGIWDACYGWAIWLTQGLTGNGWVADWPDDHYWELTPTREELLIFQGFYSTTQIVLSVIGLVWVILSWRRGRHRTPPLP; encoded by the coding sequence ATGTCTGCCCCACCCGTCGAGCAATCCGTCGTCGTCGGCAAGCGCGCGTGGTTCACCGTCCTCGTAGCCGGACTGTTCGTCTGGCTGCTGGCGGCCGGTGTCACCGCGATCACCGACGACGCGATCCTCACGCCGACGCTGTTCCTGGTCGGCAGCTTCCTGATCCCGGTGACGGTGGTGACGTTCGCGCTCGGCCGCCTGGACGACAGCCGCCTGGGTTTCAGCGTCGTCCTCAAAGGATTCCTCATCGCCGGGACGGTGGGTGTCCTCGTCTCCGCGGTCACGGAGATCTACCTGCTGCCGACCGGGTCGGGGCCGGTGGGCAACGCCGCCGGGTTCTTCGGCGTCGGCCTGATCGAGGAGCTCTCCAAGGGCGCCGTGCTCGTCGCGGTCGCCTGGGGACTCCGCGAACGCACCGTGCACGGCGGCATGGTCCTGGGAGCCGTGGTCGGCGCCGGTTTCGCCGCCTTCGAGAGCGCGGGCTACGCATTCTGGACGTACGTCCAGCACACCGACGACCATCCCGAGCTGAACATCCTGCAGGTCGAGCTGTCCCGCGCCATGCTCGCGCCGTTCGGCCACCTGACCTGGACGGCGCTGCTCGGTGGCGCGCTCTTCGCTGCCGCAGCGCCCCGTAACGGCGGCTTCCGCCTCACCGCGCGGGTGTGGTGGACACTGCTCGGGGTCGTCACCCTTCATGGGATCTGGGACGCGTGCTACGGCTGGGCCATCTGGCTCACCCAGGGCCTCACCGGCAACGGGTGGGTGGCGGACTGGCCGGATGACCACTACTGGGAGCTCACGCCGACACGTGAAGAGCTGCTGATCTTCCAAGGGTTCTACAGCACCACCCAGATCGTCCTTTCCGTCATCGGCCTGGTCTGGGTCATCCTCAGCTGGCGACGGGGCAGGCATCGGACGCCGCCACTGCCGTGA
- a CDS encoding VOC family protein: MAVARYAGFSLDTDDPQALAEFYRRLFDTEFAYTSEEFVYLKEPSIGFVKVDEYVPPTWPSPDVPKQAHLELGVDDLDAGEAAVIELGATKADVQPQPDRWRVMLDPAGHPFCISVMS; the protein is encoded by the coding sequence ATGGCAGTAGCGCGATACGCCGGGTTCTCGCTCGACACCGACGACCCGCAGGCCCTCGCCGAGTTCTATCGCCGGCTGTTCGACACCGAGTTCGCGTACACGAGCGAGGAGTTCGTGTATCTCAAGGAGCCGAGTATCGGCTTCGTGAAGGTCGACGAGTACGTGCCGCCGACCTGGCCTTCGCCGGACGTGCCGAAGCAGGCCCACCTGGAACTCGGCGTCGACGACCTGGACGCCGGTGAGGCGGCCGTCATCGAGCTCGGCGCGACGAAGGCGGACGTCCAGCCGCAGCCGGACCGCTGGCGGGTCATGCTCGACCCGGCCGGCCACCCGTTCTGCATCTCCGTGATGTCGTAG
- a CDS encoding DUF3500 domain-containing protein, whose protein sequence is MGDSPRRQVAATMAEAAQAWLELLTDQQREIARGMPPAGDASDNERRRWFYTPTDHGGLTFHQQGPAQQRAAMRLLSTGLSRAGYVTVATTIGLENILDHTEGFTARFDRERGRDPGLYYLRVFGEPGGDGLWGWRFGGHHVSLNNLVADGELISTTPCFMGADPASSELLGGAVSRPLGRVEDLARDLIGTLPGKAILSPKAPSDFVTANRTLLSDGDRVIPLVGIWRDDRFPDPVEQARLQAASDRIDAAAAYTDADHQALEYTDRPKGIAGAAMDDQQRDLLRALLGTYFGRVPDAVSPLAGYDDAALDAVHFAWAGSTEPGAPHYYRVQGPRLLIEWDNTQRNANHAHSVWRDPANDFGLDVLAEHRQRHH, encoded by the coding sequence ATGGGAGATTCGCCGCGCCGGCAGGTCGCCGCCACGATGGCCGAGGCCGCGCAGGCCTGGCTGGAGCTGCTCACCGACCAGCAGCGGGAGATCGCCCGAGGGATGCCACCGGCCGGCGACGCGAGCGACAACGAGCGGCGGCGCTGGTTCTACACGCCGACCGATCACGGCGGGCTGACGTTTCATCAGCAGGGGCCGGCACAGCAGCGGGCGGCGATGCGGCTGCTGTCGACCGGGTTGTCCCGGGCCGGGTACGTCACGGTGGCGACCACGATCGGCCTGGAGAACATCCTCGATCACACCGAGGGGTTCACCGCCCGGTTCGACCGGGAGCGTGGCCGCGATCCGGGCCTCTACTACTTGCGGGTCTTCGGTGAGCCCGGCGGTGACGGACTGTGGGGCTGGCGGTTCGGTGGTCACCACGTGTCACTGAACAACCTGGTGGCCGACGGGGAGCTGATCTCCACGACGCCGTGCTTCATGGGGGCCGACCCGGCCTCCTCGGAGTTGCTCGGCGGCGCGGTCAGCCGCCCTCTGGGCCGAGTCGAGGATCTTGCGCGCGACCTGATCGGAACCCTGCCCGGGAAAGCGATCCTCTCACCGAAAGCGCCCTCCGACTTCGTGACCGCGAACCGCACCCTGCTCTCCGACGGCGACCGGGTCATCCCCCTGGTCGGGATCTGGCGCGACGACCGTTTCCCCGACCCGGTCGAGCAGGCGAGACTGCAGGCGGCCAGCGACCGGATCGACGCGGCGGCGGCGTACACGGACGCCGATCATCAGGCTCTGGAGTACACCGACCGGCCGAAAGGGATCGCCGGCGCCGCGATGGACGACCAGCAGCGGGACCTGCTGCGGGCGCTGCTCGGCACCTACTTCGGGCGGGTGCCGGACGCCGTGTCACCGCTGGCCGGTTACGACGACGCCGCCCTCGACGCCGTGCACTTCGCCTGGGCCGGCTCGACCGAGCCGGGAGCGCCGCACTACTACCGCGTGCAGGGCCCGCGCCTGTTGATCGAGTGGGACAACACGCAGCGCAACGCCAACCACGCTCACTCGGTGTGGCGCGATCCCGCTAACGATTTCGGCCTCGATGTGCTGGCCGAGCATCGGCAACGACACCACTGA
- the ftsH gene encoding ATP-dependent zinc metalloprotease FtsH has product MAPVLIGYAIVFGVLTIQDHANEPPTVAYTEFQTQVRAHNVKEVFSTGDSIEGQLKTAVTLPGGGKGETYEKFTTERPEFAEDDLLAQLEAGGATVRATPVVQQRGTLLNLLISFGPILLLVGFYWWMLKNQRGGGSLLGKRKESRVAPGTVRTTFADVAGIDEVKDEISEIVDFLKDPAKYRRIGARAPRGVLLAGSPGTGKTLLARATAGEAGVPFFSASAAEFIEVVVGVGASRVRDLFTEARKVAPAIVFIDEIDAIGRSRSGGGFGGNDEREQTLNQILTEMDGFTAEEGVIVMAATNRPDVLDQALLRPGRFDRTITVSPPDQRGRLAILRVHTRHVPLADDVNLERLSRTTPGMTGADLANLVNEGALVAARRGADTVTALDLANALEKVQLGAARNVVMPEAEKRRTAYHESGHALLGMLQPGADPVRKVTIIPRGRALGVTLSTPDTDRYGYDEDYLRGRIIGALGGMAAEEVVFGLVTTGAESDLETATNLARNMVGRWGMSAKVGPVSVLPPEGDPRATGVSEQLLDTVDEEIRRIVEECYVSAVTLLREHHDQLESLTERLLERETLDETEAYAAAGFTRV; this is encoded by the coding sequence ATGGCGCCCGTGCTGATCGGCTACGCGATCGTTTTCGGCGTCCTGACCATTCAGGATCATGCGAACGAACCGCCGACCGTGGCGTACACCGAGTTTCAGACCCAGGTGCGGGCGCACAACGTCAAGGAGGTGTTCTCGACCGGCGACTCGATCGAGGGGCAGCTCAAGACGGCGGTGACGCTGCCCGGCGGCGGCAAGGGGGAGACGTACGAGAAGTTCACGACGGAGCGGCCCGAGTTCGCCGAGGACGACCTGCTCGCCCAGCTCGAAGCGGGTGGCGCGACCGTCCGGGCCACGCCGGTCGTCCAGCAGCGCGGCACGCTGCTCAACCTGCTCATCTCGTTCGGCCCGATCCTGCTGCTGGTCGGCTTCTACTGGTGGATGCTCAAGAACCAGCGCGGCGGCGGCAGCCTGCTGGGCAAGCGCAAGGAGAGCCGCGTCGCGCCCGGAACGGTCCGCACCACGTTCGCCGACGTCGCCGGGATCGACGAGGTCAAGGACGAGATCAGCGAGATCGTCGACTTCCTCAAGGACCCGGCGAAGTACCGGCGGATCGGCGCCCGCGCGCCGCGCGGCGTGCTGCTCGCCGGCTCACCCGGCACCGGCAAGACTCTGCTGGCCCGGGCCACCGCGGGTGAGGCCGGGGTGCCGTTCTTCTCGGCTAGCGCGGCCGAGTTCATCGAGGTCGTCGTGGGTGTCGGCGCCAGCCGGGTCCGTGACCTGTTCACCGAGGCCCGCAAGGTGGCGCCGGCGATCGTGTTCATCGACGAGATCGACGCGATCGGCCGGTCCCGCAGCGGCGGCGGCTTCGGCGGCAACGATGAACGGGAGCAGACACTCAACCAGATCCTGACCGAGATGGACGGTTTCACCGCTGAGGAGGGCGTCATCGTCATGGCCGCGACGAACCGGCCCGACGTCCTGGATCAGGCGCTGCTGCGTCCGGGGCGCTTCGATCGTACGATCACCGTCTCGCCTCCCGACCAGCGCGGCCGCCTCGCGATTCTGCGCGTGCACACGAGGCACGTCCCGCTGGCCGACGACGTGAACCTGGAACGGCTCTCCCGCACGACGCCCGGGATGACCGGCGCCGACCTGGCGAACCTGGTGAACGAGGGAGCGCTGGTCGCGGCCCGCCGCGGCGCCGACACGGTGACCGCTCTCGATCTGGCGAACGCCCTGGAGAAGGTGCAGCTCGGTGCGGCCCGCAACGTGGTGATGCCGGAGGCGGAGAAGCGGCGCACGGCGTACCACGAAAGCGGCCACGCCCTGCTCGGCATGCTGCAGCCGGGCGCCGACCCGGTCCGTAAGGTCACCATCATCCCGCGCGGCCGGGCGCTCGGCGTCACCCTGTCCACCCCGGACACCGACCGGTACGGCTACGACGAGGACTACCTGCGCGGGCGCATCATCGGCGCGCTCGGCGGAATGGCCGCCGAAGAGGTCGTCTTCGGCCTGGTGACGACCGGCGCGGAGAGCGACCTGGAGACGGCCACGAACCTGGCCCGCAACATGGTGGGCCGCTGGGGCATGTCGGCGAAGGTCGGCCCGGTCTCGGTGCTGCCGCCGGAGGGCGACCCGCGCGCCACCGGCGTCTCCGAGCAGCTGCTCGACACCGTCGACGAGGAGATCCGCCGCATCGTCGAGGAGTGCTACGTCTCGGCGGTCACCCTGCTGCGTGAGCACCACGATCAGCTGGAGTCGCTGACCGAGCGGCTGCTGGAGCGCGAGACCTTGGACGAGACGGAGGCGTACGCGGCAGCCGGCTTCACCCGCGTCTGA
- a CDS encoding ATP-binding protein, with the protein MNPGSIEGRPDEGSARRSLWVYAIAIIAVTVTVVPMAGTRLAVHPNLINAFFVLMVAADLLTAHLLIQQFLAGGRLATLGLASAYLYSTLMMVPYAVTFTGIQRSGGDSYWAEVCGPWLFLLILGGFPILVAAQQHVVAALPARVVAFTRTRRRTTAAVAAAAMVALVAVVAAVVFGAAGRLPRIYQGATPTQANRWVVTAVLLAAAVSLLVVIRSVSRRPPVEQWVVVAISASCATGILFLAAPHRYTLGYYTARVTLLISSGVVLLALLAETAGLYRRLSAAHDDLDRAHRELRRRADHLAAANRDLEAAGAWKSDIIATLTHEINQPLAVISAYSEELTQEWATTSDDERRAAVGALGARVNQLLDMAAHLLALCRCEPGEIHTQPVALPVGQALARVTDNLTKQARARVSVDSVPPGAVVWADPVHTHEVLTNFITNAVKYSPGDIHVSAALDGTADQVLFAVTDEGNGVPPDFVERLFDRFTQADQTGARTGAGFGLYLSRLLAEANHGQVWYEDAVPHGSRFMLSLPAAPSRSPASPAPEVKPARADSG; encoded by the coding sequence GTGAACCCCGGGAGCATCGAGGGACGGCCGGACGAAGGCTCGGCACGCCGGAGCCTGTGGGTCTACGCGATCGCGATCATCGCCGTCACGGTGACCGTGGTGCCGATGGCCGGCACCCGCCTGGCCGTGCACCCGAACCTGATCAACGCCTTCTTCGTCCTCATGGTCGCGGCCGATCTGCTGACCGCCCACCTGCTGATTCAGCAGTTCCTGGCCGGTGGCCGGCTGGCGACACTGGGCCTGGCGTCGGCGTACCTCTACTCGACGCTGATGATGGTCCCCTATGCCGTCACCTTCACCGGGATTCAGCGATCGGGCGGCGACTCGTACTGGGCCGAGGTCTGCGGGCCGTGGCTCTTCCTGCTCATCCTCGGTGGTTTCCCGATCCTGGTCGCGGCACAGCAGCATGTGGTCGCCGCGTTACCGGCACGGGTGGTCGCGTTCACCCGGACCCGGCGGCGAACGACGGCTGCCGTAGCGGCCGCCGCGATGGTCGCCCTGGTCGCCGTGGTGGCGGCCGTCGTCTTCGGCGCGGCGGGCCGGCTGCCCCGGATATATCAGGGCGCCACACCGACTCAGGCCAACCGCTGGGTGGTGACCGCCGTGCTGCTGGCGGCGGCGGTCAGCCTGCTGGTGGTGATCAGGAGTGTGTCCCGCCGGCCACCGGTGGAACAGTGGGTGGTGGTGGCGATCAGCGCGTCCTGCGCGACCGGGATCCTGTTCCTGGCAGCACCACACCGCTACACACTGGGCTACTACACGGCACGGGTCACTCTGCTCATCTCCTCGGGAGTGGTGCTGCTGGCTCTGCTCGCCGAGACCGCCGGGCTCTACCGCAGGCTTTCGGCAGCCCACGACGATCTCGACCGGGCACATCGCGAACTGCGCCGCCGGGCCGACCACCTGGCCGCCGCCAACCGGGATCTGGAGGCGGCCGGAGCCTGGAAGAGCGACATCATCGCCACACTCACCCATGAGATCAACCAGCCCTTGGCAGTGATCTCGGCGTACTCCGAGGAATTGACGCAGGAGTGGGCCACCACCAGCGACGACGAGCGGCGCGCTGCCGTCGGGGCGCTCGGCGCCCGAGTCAATCAACTGCTCGACATGGCCGCGCACCTGCTCGCACTCTGCCGATGCGAGCCCGGCGAGATCCATACCCAGCCCGTCGCCCTGCCGGTCGGGCAGGCGCTGGCCCGGGTCACCGACAACCTGACCAAGCAGGCCCGTGCCCGGGTCAGCGTCGATTCGGTCCCACCCGGCGCGGTGGTGTGGGCCGACCCGGTGCACACCCACGAGGTGCTGACCAACTTCATCACGAACGCGGTGAAGTACAGCCCCGGCGACATCCACGTGTCAGCGGCCCTCGACGGCACCGCCGACCAGGTCCTGTTCGCCGTCACCGACGAGGGCAACGGGGTACCACCCGACTTCGTCGAGCGCCTGTTCGATCGCTTCACCCAGGCCGATCAGACCGGGGCGAGGACCGGCGCGGGTTTCGGGTTGTACCTGTCGAGGCTGCTCGCCGAGGCGAACCACGGCCAGGTCTGGTACGAGGACGCCGTCCCCCACGGCAGCCGGTTCATGCTGAGCCTGCCCGCCGCACCGAGCCGATCCCCGGCGTCACCGGCACCCGAAGTGAAGCCGGCCAGAGCGGATTCCGGCTGA
- a CDS encoding PrsW family intramembrane metalloprotease, whose translation MTDSRYPIGVDGFYQPRRAAFWLFVLLLVNGIFSFATEVYDGIQVVPTTIFVALLVWSLYAAVPLWFFHRFLDLFTQHPALGFVLAFAWGGFAATYLARAANHALLSILAKTAGTDFANEWGAAIAGPTTEELLKVLGVILLVLIARTQFRTLLAAVSIGAVVGLGFQVIEDFDYTLNVALAYPGPHEIVPVLQMLLARGLASGLWSHALFTSITALGVGYFVTRRNKPFAVRLLVAVGCFLLGYAFHFFWNSPLLPASSIFELPLRGLPLLLLGALLWRLAGKEEASHLTAIADAYVSDDVITAEERRALASLRLRRQLRRQATKEHGRKAGRMYRELQHRQLTLVMQYGQYGRSPRTELDELDVRIMKDRYREVTGSTTSTAAHAGATN comes from the coding sequence GTGACCGACTCCCGGTATCCGATCGGCGTGGACGGCTTCTACCAGCCCCGCCGCGCAGCGTTCTGGCTCTTCGTGCTCCTGCTGGTCAACGGGATCTTCTCGTTCGCGACCGAGGTGTACGACGGCATCCAGGTCGTGCCGACGACCATCTTCGTGGCACTGCTGGTGTGGAGCCTGTACGCGGCCGTCCCGCTCTGGTTCTTCCACCGCTTCCTTGACCTGTTCACCCAGCATCCGGCACTGGGCTTCGTGCTCGCCTTCGCCTGGGGCGGCTTCGCCGCCACCTACCTCGCCCGCGCCGCGAACCACGCGCTGCTGTCGATCCTGGCCAAGACCGCCGGCACCGACTTCGCCAACGAGTGGGGTGCCGCGATCGCCGGACCCACCACGGAGGAATTGCTGAAGGTCCTCGGCGTCATCCTGCTCGTCCTGATCGCGCGCACCCAGTTCCGCACCCTGCTCGCGGCGGTCAGCATCGGCGCCGTGGTCGGCCTCGGATTCCAGGTCATCGAGGATTTCGACTACACGCTCAACGTCGCGCTCGCCTACCCCGGGCCCCACGAGATCGTTCCGGTCCTCCAGATGCTGCTGGCCCGGGGCCTGGCCAGCGGCCTGTGGAGCCACGCCCTGTTCACCTCGATCACCGCGCTGGGCGTCGGCTACTTCGTCACCCGCCGCAACAAGCCGTTCGCCGTCCGGCTCCTGGTCGCGGTCGGCTGCTTCCTGCTGGGCTATGCCTTCCACTTCTTCTGGAACTCCCCGCTGCTGCCCGCGTCGAGCATCTTCGAACTGCCGCTGCGTGGCCTGCCGCTGCTGCTGCTCGGCGCGCTGCTGTGGCGGCTGGCCGGCAAGGAGGAGGCAAGCCACCTCACCGCGATCGCCGACGCCTACGTCAGCGACGACGTGATCACCGCAGAGGAACGGCGTGCCCTGGCGTCGCTGCGGCTGCGCCGCCAGCTGCGCCGGCAGGCCACGAAGGAACACGGCCGCAAGGCCGGCCGGATGTACCGCGAGCTGCAACATCGGCAACTCACCCTGGTCATGCAATACGGCCAGTACGGGCGCAGCCCACGCACCGAACTCGACGAACTCGACGTACGGATCATGAAAGACCGCTACCGCGAGGTCACCGGCAGCACCACCTCGACGGCTGCTCACGCCGGCGCCACGAACTGA